The genomic region CTAGTTGTTGGAGATGATGGGACGAGGGCACATTGTAAAAGATGAACAAAATGCTTTGCTCCACCATCTGGGATTGGTAGTGATTTTATATCTTCAAAACTATGAAGGGTTAGGCCATGGAGCCCTTTTGCCATCCATTCTAAGAGACAAGCATAGATAATGTGATTGCTAGTCAAGGTATTGTCTGGGGGAATTACTTCATCACGGTCAATGATTAGGCCAAATAAATGGTCAAGAACAAAGAGGGGAAGCTGATTTTCAAGCTTAATCAAGTCAGTAGTGATTTCCCAATTCCATGGCCCATTTGATATGAAATGATCCTTCTGCCCTAATATACTGATCTTGAGGAACTCAAGTATAAAGCAACCATCTATCACCATCATCTTCACAAACTCATCTTTTCCCAACTCCATTATGGTATCTGAATAACATTTGCGAGCTTTTTCTTCTAAATTACTCACAGCTTTGATATAAACATCTAATGTTTTCCCCCAGGGTCGATTCAGAAGGCGATTTAAATAGCGCAATTTATGTGTGTGCATGATCCGTAAGTTTTCATCCTTATAGTGCAAAGGACCAATTGAGACTGACTGAGGTGTGTAGGCTTCTGGCTTTAGCTTGTGAAGCATCCTGGGAACTCGGTATATATCATAAATGGATTCCAAGGAGCTGACCTTTTCTACTTCTTTCTCAATATCAGACATCAATGTCCTGATTTCATCCTTGTTAAGTTGCTGGCCATCCTCTCCTTTTTCCCTTATATTTATAGAAGAAGTAGCAGCAGAATTGGCCATCGAGTACTGTTCATTCCAACTAATAGTCAATATCACAAGCAAAATAGATTTATATCAAGATGGAGTCTTACAAAAACTAGAATATCACAGTTGTATAGCTCAATATGGCTTCAACTAGATACAAATTTAGAACTNNNNNNNNNNNNNNNNNNNNTGTGTTTTTTGTCAAGGAGGGCACCGCTGTGTTgagaccactgttagttaaaacgcgtttgcctttttttgccgtttaaaatgcgttttcccgtatgctattatacaatacggaaaaaaaggggaacggcaaaagaatccgttttaaacgcgttttaaacggccgttttaaacgcattttaaacggccgttttaaacgtgtatccgttttttaagggtaaaataggaattttattaaaaaaaaaacctattagtaaaagtgaagagtgaagacaatatggtacctgatttttggtttttaacttccatactatttataggaaaaaaatcccatcttcttatagcccaatgaataaggagaagctaaagctagcaatatttcattttcttgtagcccattgagctattttatcttgggactcctagagcttttggaatatttagatgcatgtatacaggtaataatctctcaaattgcatgagtatactaccgtttttttggtttcgtttttttgaaaactacacgtttaatactcgtaccattcgttttcgtccgtttgccgttctctgtttttttgaccttttttttacagtaccgttcatcgtttttatctgtttaaaacccgtaccatacgtatctgtttttttgccgttcccattttaactaacaatggtcgAGACAAAGGGTGGGAAGTAACCACCGCTCCCCTTCTGACCAATGGCAGAATATGTGCTCCTATTGACCGAAAACACTGATGTAGGACCACGCTCCCAGACATTTATTTTGCTATATGCTTGATTTAGTAGCATCAAGAGTCAAACTTTCAACACCATTGATTTATTTGTCAGAGGGACATTTTCCAAATCAGAAGCATTCTCTCAAGCATGGTTCGAGTAATCCAAAGCGGTCTCCCTCGTATTTCCATTCCAAATACCTAGAATTAGCCGGAATCGATCAAAATCGATCGGGAATCTACGTAAAGCCAAAAAATACCTAGTATGTTTGAATTGAGAATCAATCAGAATCATCCGATCACGATTCAATTCCAGTTCTTTGAATCATGCTCTTAAGATAAAGCACTCTTAAAATGAGTAAAATTCTAAAAGAGATCAACTGAAAACAAGCACACAGCTTAATGTGACAAGCAGATCTGGTCAAAACAAACAAGTTGAAGCTTGATGAGACTGATACAGCTGATTACTAAGGCCGTTTGGTAATGTTCTTGTTTCAACTCTTTGACCTGACATTGCTATGTAAAGAAGGGAAGACTAATTCTCAGCTTTTCTCAGTCCATGCATAATGCGTAAATATTGTCAAATGTGAGCAGAGTATGAATGAGCCTCCAAACACTGGGAGGAATTATTTATGACAGCTACACAATTATATCACATTTCAGGTCatctttaaattaaaaataaataaataaataaaaagcgaGATTACACCATCTCAACAACCATCTAATATATAAGAGAATAGATTCATGGTATGGATGCAGATCTTGGACTTGTTCAAGGTTTGACTTGTAAGATGGAACAAATAGTCTGTATAATGGTGAAGATGAGGAGTAACGCTGCAGCACCTACTGAAATCGATGCCCATGGCGTGTTGAAATAGTTATGCATCAAGCTCGCCTTTGATTTATTCCATGATTTATTGTGATAGTCCTCCAAATCCTTGATAACACCATAGAAATAAGGATATCGAACATCCAGGGTAACAAATTTGCCAATGTTTCCAAATAAGGTCACTATATCTTCTGTGTTGCAAAGGTGGTTTGTTATAATTCCCTTCTGCTCTAGTAACTTGACATCACTAGGAGTGTCAATGAGGCCACTCATGAAGTATGCATAGGCTGTGAAATATTTAGTACAGTATTTTTGGCCTTGCTCAAAGGAAATAAGATTTCTAAGGATGATTTCTGCACGGTCGTCGATCATGATAGTTGGGATTGTCAATATTCCCTTCTCCATGTCGAAGGTTATGTCAAATAAAGATGTCTTTTTTGGAGGAGAGTGATCAGACGACATCTCCTCCTTCTGAAACTTGACACCAGCACTCCTAAGTTCCGAGGCACAATACTTAAGTGGAAAAATCTTTTCACCACATTTCCACCTCCTCCTCGTCACAGGAGATGATGGGACTGGTGGGACTAGAACACAAtgtaaaagatgaagaaaatgcTTTGTTTCACCCTTAGGTAATTGTAATGATTTTATTTGTTCTTCACTACGAAGGGTTGGGCCATGGAACCCTTTTGCGAAAGAACTCAAGAGATTAGCATAGATATGATGACTGAAGGTGTATTGGCCGAGCAACCTTGGAAAGATTAGGCCATCTAAATGTTCAAGAACAAAGAATGGAAGCTGATTTTCAAGCTTAATCAGATCAATCTTAATTTCCTCATACCATGAAACATTTGATATGAAATGATCATTTGCTCCTGTTTCAATGTTATCGAGGAACCCAAGTATAAAACATCCATCCATCACCATCATCTTCACAAACTCATTTTTTACCATGCCCATGGTTTCTGAATAACATTTGCGAGCTCTTTCTTCCAAATTATTCATAGCTTCCACATAATCATCTAATGTTTTCTGAAAGGGTGGGTTTAGAAAGCGCTTTAAATAACGCAACTTATGTGTCTCCATGGTCCTTAGGTGTTCCTTGTTATAGTGCAAAGGGCCAATTGAGACTGACAGAGGTGTGTAGGTATCTGGGTTTACCCTTTGAAGCTGCATGGGAACTCGGTATATATCATAATTGGATTGCAAGGAACTGACCTCTTCTAGTTTTTCCACCATGGACTCCACCAATATCTTCATTTCATCGCAGTTCTGTTGGCAATCatcaaaacccttttttctttactAGTAGAATGACTAAAAGGACTAGcaccaaattcaattcaattcaaaaaaaaaaaaaaaNNNNNNNNNNNNNNNNNNNNTAGTAAGGGATGGGAAGCTGAAGTCTCTCCCGGGACCTCGAGGTGTGTCCATtccctctcattttttttttttgcagatgatatatttatttttatgaatgcttctGCAAAATATGTGAAGAATCTCCAGGATTTCCTAGAAAAATATCAAGCCTTTTCAGGGTAGAATTTCAATTTGGATAAAAGTAGCCTGTTTTTTGGGAAGGTGGCACCCCACAGGAAACAATATACTTCTTCTCTGTTAGGCATAAAATAAGAGAGGTTTCCGACGAAATATCTAGGcatggaaattttcaagggaagagtgagagGATCTCATCTGTTACCTTTGCTAGATAAGATAAAAAGTAAGCTAGCTGGATGGAAGGGCAAGCTGCTCTCAATGGCGGGAAGAGTGGAGTTGGTGCGATCTGTGATCTCTAGTATCCCTGTCCATAACTTCGCAGTATATTGGTAGCCGGACCATTCTATTAAATTGGTGGAACGGTGGATGCGTAATTTTATCTGGTCAGGTGATATGGAGGTCACAAAGAAAATAGTGGTGAACTGGGACGATGTCTGCAAACCAAAACAAGAAGGGGGGTTAGGAATTCGCAGACTGCGAGATGTAAATTTTGCCTGTCTAGCAAAGTTGACTTGGAAAATTAAGCATGAGGAGTCCTCTATGGGTAAGTTCTTCCGGGGTTGCTTTCTAAAAGCAGACGGATCTCTGAAATCTGGCCATATCTCCTCTTCGATTTGGCCAGGGATAAAGAAAGTCTGgaattttgtgattttaaatGAGCAGTGGACAGTAGGTAATGGGCAAAAAATTGATTTCTGGAAGGGCAGGTGGTTGGATCATCTCTCCATTGAATAAATGCTTCTGAATGATGGTGGTCATAGTGGGAATTTAAAGGCTAAAGTTTGCGATTATATCCATAATTTTAGATGGGAATTTCCTCAGGTAGCATCTAACTTCATGAAAAACATTACAAATAAAGCAAAATTGATCTATATTTCAGGCATGGAGGATGAGTGTCATTGGCGCCCTTCTTCAGTAGGAGCTTTTTCCATATGGTCGGCCTGGGAAGCCTGTAGAAGAAGCTCGCCTAAGGTGAGCTGGTCATCTTTGGTGTGGAAGTCCTCTATTCAACAGCGTCAAGcagtttttggatggagattgaTCAGAAATAAACTTGCTTTAGATGTGAATGTGAAAAGGAGGGGTGTCTCTCTGTCCTCAAAGTGCAGTTTTTGTGGTAAGTCGGAGGAGtctaaaaatcatttattttatgagtgTAGTTTTGCTAGCTCTATATGGTCTCGGTTCTGTCAATGTTTTGGTGTGTTGAGACCAGCTTTTTCTGATGAATCTCATCTAATTTCTTGGTGGAAACTCCAAGCAAAATCAGTGTCATTGAAAGGGGTGTGGAATAAGGGGTTTGTGttaattcctttttttatttggatggagagaaattcCAGGCGGTATAAAGAAGTCTCTTCTTCTGagaagatttgttttttgaaaataaaaaatgaaatttgctCTCAGACACTAGCCCATTCTTGGGTGGCTGTTtcgattgaagatttgatgTGCGCTAGAAGGTTGGGATTTCCAGGGGTTCAACGTCGGCaaaaagaattatttgaaattttttggtgtacTCCTCCAACAGGATGGGTCAAATTAAATTCTGACGGCTACTCGTTGGGCAATCCGAGATAAGCAAGTGGGGGAGGCATTCTACGCAATGAGAAGGCTAAAGTGTTATATAATTACAGAGAGTTCCTTCAAATTTGCACAAATTTTG from Macadamia integrifolia cultivar HAES 741 unplaced genomic scaffold, SCU_Mint_v3 scaffold1043, whole genome shotgun sequence harbors:
- the LOC122062469 gene encoding putative UPF0481 protein At3g02645 — its product is MANSAATSSINIREKGEDGQQLNKDEIRTLMSDIEKEVEKVSSLESIYDIYRVPRMLHKLKPEAYTPQSVSIGPLHYKDENLRIMHTHKLRYLNRLLNRPWGKTLDVYIKAVSNLEEKARKCYSDTIMELGKDEFVKMMVIDGCFILEFLKISILGQKDHFISNGPWNWEITTDLIKLENQLPLFVLDHLFGLIIDRDEVIPPDNTLTSNHIIYACLLEWMAKGLHGLTLHSFEDIKSLPIPDGGAKHFVHLLQCALVPSSPTTRRRHGEKYLPLKYCTSQLRSAGVKFQKKDPSDSPKTYLFDIEFDVNEGVLTIPTILIWDETELILRNLIAFEQGETCIEYFTAYTAFMDGLIDTARDVELLEQKGIIINNIGSREDVVTLFNNLNKHVVLREPYFSGIVKDLEEYHNKE
- the LOC122062468 gene encoding putative UPF0481 protein At3g02645, which produces MKILVESMVEKLEEVSSLQSNYDIYRVPMQLQRVNPDTYTPLSVSIGPLHYNKEHLRTMETHKLRYLKRFLNPPFQKTLDDYVEAMNNLEERARKCYSETMGMVKNEFVKMMVMDGCFILGFLDNIETGANDHFISNVSWYEEIKIDLIKLENQLPFFVLEHLDGLIFPRLLGQYTFSHHIYANLLSSFAKGFHGPTLRSEEQIKSLQLPKGETKHFLHLLHCVLVPPVPSSPVTRRRWKCGEKIFPLKYCASELRSAGVKFQKEEMSSDHSPPKKTSLFDITFDMEKGILTIPTIMIDDRAEIILRNLISFEQGQKYCTKYFTAYAYFMSGLIDTPSDVKLLEQKGIITNHLCNTEDIVTLFGNIGKFVTLDVRYPYFYGVIKDLEDYHNKSWNKSKASLMHNYFNTPWASISVGAAALLLIFTIIQTICSILQVKP